From a single Planctellipticum variicoloris genomic region:
- a CDS encoding Hpt domain-containing protein, translating into MNGDDRSSDLVHSELGDPELFAEVVETFLRELPERLNQLDRVLKSADFQQLAQFAHQLKGAGGGYGYPGLTQLAARIEAEAGRPLPSPVVLAELVESLRHYQARMRA; encoded by the coding sequence ATGAACGGCGATGATCGTTCGTCCGATCTGGTGCATTCGGAGCTTGGTGATCCGGAACTCTTCGCCGAGGTGGTTGAGACGTTTCTGCGCGAACTTCCGGAGCGACTGAATCAACTGGATCGCGTTCTGAAATCTGCGGATTTCCAGCAACTGGCGCAATTCGCACATCAATTGAAGGGGGCTGGCGGGGGTTACGGCTACCCGGGCCTCACGCAACTGGCTGCAAGGATCGAGGCGGAAGCCGGGCGGCCTCTGCCGTCTCCCGTGGTTCTGGCCGAACTGGTCGAGTCTCTTCGTCACTATCAGGCGCGCATGCGCGCCTGA